One Aliiroseovarius sediminilitoris DNA window includes the following coding sequences:
- the ligA gene encoding NAD-dependent DNA ligase LigA: MRVTADIDVDDLTEEAARAELMRLGELLASANVSYHTEDAPTISDAEYDAAKRRNAAIEERFPHLKRSDSPSDQVGATPSDGFGKITHEVRMLSLGNAFSDDDVTEFDARIRSFLGLAKDAPLAYTAEPKIDGLSLSIRYEQGKLVYAATRGDGAVGENVTANARTVSDIPELLDGAPDVFEVRGEVYMSHDDFASLNARQAERGGKTFANPRNAAAGSLRQLDVKITADRPLRFFAYAWGALSAPLSDTQMGAVKRLAELGFQTNPLTQQFTDLDAMLAHYRAIETQRATLGYDIDGVVYKVDDLGLQARLGFRSTTPRWAIAHKFPAERAWTRLEAIDIQVGRTGALSPVARLTPVTVGGVVVSNATLHNEDYIAGRDNKGEVIRDGKDIRIGDWVEVYRAGDVIPKISDVDLAKRPDDAAPYTFPKICPECGSDAIRDEGDAVRRCTGGIICPAQAVEKLKHFVSRGAFDIDGLGAKQVEMFYHDDTLPIREPADIFTLAARDKNNLARLKNRDGWGEKSAENLFSAIEERRAIPLNKVIFALGIRHVGESAANLLARHYGTWEAFEAAVVAAQPDTPEWDDLMSIDGVGAVMAGSLVAAFSQEAERASIDRLVAELDVQPVAAPRTDGSPVAGKVVVFTGALEKMTRAEAKARAEALGAKVSGSVSAKTDLLVAGPGAGSKASKAADLGVETIDEDGWLALIGDA, encoded by the coding sequence ATGCGCGTGACAGCCGATATAGACGTTGATGACCTGACCGAAGAGGCAGCCCGCGCCGAGTTGATGCGATTGGGTGAATTGCTGGCTTCGGCCAACGTCTCTTATCACACCGAAGATGCGCCAACGATCTCGGATGCCGAATATGACGCGGCCAAGCGGCGAAATGCAGCGATCGAGGAACGGTTTCCCCATCTGAAACGCTCGGACAGCCCCAGTGATCAGGTGGGCGCGACCCCCTCGGACGGGTTCGGCAAAATCACTCACGAGGTGCGGATGTTGTCGCTGGGCAACGCGTTTTCAGACGATGACGTGACCGAGTTCGACGCCCGCATCCGGTCGTTCCTGGGGTTGGCGAAAGATGCGCCACTTGCCTATACTGCCGAGCCGAAGATCGACGGGTTGTCGCTGTCGATCCGCTATGAACAGGGTAAGCTGGTCTATGCGGCCACGCGTGGCGATGGCGCGGTGGGCGAAAACGTGACCGCAAATGCCCGCACCGTTTCGGACATCCCCGAACTGCTGGACGGCGCGCCCGACGTGTTTGAGGTGCGGGGCGAGGTCTATATGTCCCATGACGATTTCGCATCCCTGAACGCGCGGCAGGCCGAACGGGGTGGAAAGACCTTCGCCAACCCACGTAACGCCGCCGCGGGATCGCTGCGCCAACTGGACGTAAAGATCACCGCAGATCGTCCACTTCGTTTCTTTGCCTATGCGTGGGGCGCACTCAGCGCACCGCTTTCTGACACCCAGATGGGCGCTGTGAAGCGTCTGGCTGAACTGGGCTTTCAGACCAATCCTCTGACACAGCAGTTCACCGATCTTGACGCGATGCTGGCCCATTATCGTGCGATTGAAACCCAGCGGGCGACGCTGGGCTATGACATTGACGGGGTCGTCTACAAGGTGGATGATCTTGGCCTGCAAGCGCGCTTGGGGTTTCGATCCACCACGCCGCGATGGGCGATCGCGCACAAGTTTCCTGCCGAACGCGCCTGGACCCGTCTGGAAGCCATTGATATTCAGGTGGGCCGCACCGGCGCGCTCAGCCCTGTCGCTCGCCTGACCCCTGTCACGGTCGGTGGCGTGGTTGTGTCGAATGCCACGCTGCATAACGAGGATTACATCGCAGGTCGCGACAACAAGGGCGAGGTCATTCGGGACGGCAAGGACATCCGCATCGGCGATTGGGTTGAGGTCTATCGGGCCGGTGACGTGATCCCCAAGATCTCGGATGTAGATCTGGCCAAACGACCGGATGACGCGGCGCCATATACCTTTCCGAAAATCTGCCCGGAATGCGGATCAGACGCCATCCGGGACGAGGGCGACGCCGTGCGCCGCTGCACGGGTGGCATCATTTGTCCCGCGCAAGCCGTTGAGAAACTGAAACATTTCGTCAGCCGCGGTGCGTTCGACATCGACGGTCTGGGGGCCAAGCAGGTCGAGATGTTCTATCACGACGACACGCTGCCCATCCGTGAACCCGCCGATATTTTCACGCTGGCCGCGCGTGATAAAAACAACCTTGCGCGGCTGAAAAATCGCGACGGATGGGGCGAGAAAAGCGCCGAGAACCTGTTTTCGGCGATTGAAGAACGCCGTGCAATCCCCTTGAACAAGGTGATTTTCGCGCTTGGAATCCGACATGTAGGGGAAAGTGCTGCCAATCTTCTGGCCCGCCATTATGGCACATGGGAGGCATTCGAAGCCGCCGTTGTTGCTGCCCAGCCGGACACTCCAGAATGGGATGACCTGATGTCCATCGACGGGGTTGGTGCAGTCATGGCGGGGTCATTGGTCGCGGCGTTTTCGCAAGAAGCCGAGCGCGCCTCGATCGACCGCTTGGTGGCGGAACTGGACGTGCAGCCAGTCGCCGCCCCAAGAACCGATGGCAGCCCCGTGGCGGGCAAGGTCGTGGTGTTCACCGGTGCGCTGGAAAAGATGACCCGCGCCGAAGCCAAAGCACGGGCCGAGGCATTGGGGGCGAAGGTCTCTGGCTCGGTCTCGGCCAAGACTGACCTGCTGGTGGCAGGACCAGGGGCTGGCTCAAAAGCCAGCAAAGCCGCCGATCTGGGGGTGGAAACCATCGACGAAGACGGCTGGCTGGCCCTGATCGGGGACGCGTGA
- a CDS encoding DUF502 domain-containing protein: MTEHDEHTKRKRRPFAGLRNNFLAGLVVVVPIAVTMWMIWTFVGWIDSWVLPFVPARYHPDSLIDTFFGDSAWFKMLFGEDVRINVRGLGVVVFLMFTVFVGWIAKGLIGRSFLAWGESLVDRMPVVRSLYNGIKQIAETVFSQSTETKFDKACLVEYPRKGIWAIAFISTKAKGEIDARIPVDEDIISVFLPTTPNPTSGFLLFVPRHSVISLDMTVEDAAKLVISAGLVYPNSKNPTQPVDVKPK, encoded by the coding sequence ATGACCGAACACGACGAACACACGAAGCGCAAGCGGCGCCCATTTGCAGGGCTGCGCAACAACTTCCTTGCGGGGCTTGTTGTGGTCGTGCCGATTGCCGTGACCATGTGGATGATCTGGACCTTTGTGGGATGGATCGACAGTTGGGTTCTGCCCTTCGTGCCCGCCCGCTATCACCCCGACAGCCTGATCGACACGTTCTTCGGCGACAGTGCTTGGTTCAAGATGCTTTTTGGCGAGGATGTGCGCATAAATGTGCGCGGGCTGGGCGTCGTTGTGTTTCTTATGTTCACCGTGTTTGTCGGTTGGATCGCCAAGGGGCTGATCGGGCGGTCGTTTCTGGCCTGGGGCGAAAGCCTTGTCGACCGGATGCCGGTTGTGCGCTCGCTTTACAACGGCATCAAGCAGATTGCCGAGACCGTCTTCAGCCAATCGACCGAAACCAAGTTCGACAAGGCGTGCCTGGTTGAATACCCCCGCAAGGGGATCTGGGCGATTGCATTCATATCGACCAAGGCCAAAGGCGAGATTGACGCGCGCATCCCGGTGGACGAAGACATTATCTCGGTGTTTCTGCCGACCACGCCGAACCCGACATCGGGCTTTCTGCTGTTCGTGCCGCGGCATTCCGTAATCTCTTTGGACATGACGGTCGAAGATGCAGCCAAGTTGGTCATCTCTGCCGGTTTGGTCTATCCGAACTCGAAGAACCCGACGCAACCGGTTGATGTTAAACCGAAATGA
- a CDS encoding LysE/ArgO family amino acid transporter, with product MSYFIAPAITGFATGFSLILAIGAQNAFVLRQGLLRQHVFWLCLFCAASDAVLIAAGVLGFGALVEAWPGLPLIMALAGAGFLIVYGAMRFLAALKGTYAMEIAGKSRSLSTVIAIAAAFTWANPHVYLDTLGLIGAISTSFSDWAQRIAFGAGAMTASFVFFFSLGYGARLLAPIMQKSGAWRVLDVVIGLTMWAIAVGLITGVVSGSIG from the coding sequence ATGAGTTACTTTATCGCGCCTGCGATTACAGGCTTCGCGACTGGTTTTTCCCTTATCCTTGCCATCGGCGCGCAGAACGCATTCGTATTGCGCCAAGGTCTTTTGCGTCAGCATGTATTCTGGCTGTGCCTGTTCTGTGCAGCTTCCGATGCAGTGTTGATTGCCGCAGGTGTGCTTGGCTTCGGCGCACTGGTCGAGGCTTGGCCCGGCTTGCCCCTCATCATGGCATTGGCGGGCGCTGGTTTTCTGATCGTCTATGGTGCGATGCGGTTCTTGGCCGCCCTTAAAGGCACCTATGCGATGGAGATTGCGGGAAAATCCCGATCCCTGAGCACGGTGATTGCCATTGCCGCCGCCTTCACCTGGGCCAATCCGCATGTCTATCTGGACACGCTGGGCCTGATCGGTGCGATTTCGACCTCGTTTTCCGATTGGGCGCAGCGGATAGCGTTTGGTGCAGGTGCCATGACGGCCAGCTTCGTCTTTTTCTTTTCCCTCGGATATGGTGCCCGGCTGCTGGCACCGATCATGCAAAAATCCGGCGCATGGCGCGTGTTGGACGTGGTGATCGGGCTGACCATGTGGGCCATCGCAGTTGGATTGATCACGGGCGTGGTATCGGGCTCAATTGGCTAA
- a CDS encoding patatin-like phospholipase family protein, whose product MAHPKRINLALQGGGAHGAFTWGVLDRLLEDEGIEIAGISGTSAGALNGAALKAGLVADGKGQDRDAARANLDALWHKVAGVHDLRMTSWFAQFVPQNELISQAFQASPMFIWADMASRVVSPYAYGPFYRNPLRAIVETFDYDKVCAGIGPRLHVSATNVRTGKIRVFGGHEMSTDAILASACLPTVFKAIEMIDPKTGTKEAFWDGGYTGNPALFPLFDPTLPADIVVVNINPLFRHDIPRNGADIQNRINEISFNSSLLRELRAINFVKRLISAGQLSSGQMRDVLVHMISDDELMRDLSTATKLVPSSVTLLRLKDAGRTAADMFLATHRDDLNTRGTVDLEQMFG is encoded by the coding sequence ATGGCACACCCAAAGCGTATCAATCTGGCCCTACAGGGCGGAGGGGCCCATGGTGCCTTTACCTGGGGCGTTCTGGATCGTCTGTTAGAGGATGAAGGGATCGAGATCGCGGGGATCTCGGGCACGTCCGCCGGGGCGCTGAACGGGGCGGCACTGAAGGCCGGATTGGTCGCTGATGGCAAAGGGCAGGATCGCGATGCGGCTCGCGCCAATCTGGATGCGCTGTGGCACAAGGTGGCGGGGGTGCATGACCTGCGCATGACCTCGTGGTTTGCGCAGTTCGTCCCCCAGAACGAGTTGATCAGCCAGGCTTTCCAGGCCTCGCCTATGTTTATCTGGGCCGATATGGCCAGCCGCGTGGTCAGCCCCTATGCCTATGGCCCGTTTTATCGGAACCCGTTGCGCGCCATCGTCGAGACGTTTGATTATGACAAGGTTTGCGCCGGGATCGGGCCGCGCCTTCATGTCTCTGCCACCAATGTCCGAACCGGCAAGATACGCGTTTTCGGTGGGCACGAGATGAGCACCGATGCCATCCTGGCCTCGGCCTGTCTGCCCACTGTGTTCAAGGCGATCGAGATGATCGATCCGAAAACCGGGACCAAGGAAGCATTCTGGGATGGTGGCTATACCGGTAATCCTGCCCTGTTTCCGCTGTTCGATCCGACGCTGCCCGCCGACATTGTGGTGGTGAACATCAATCCGTTGTTTCGGCATGACATACCCCGAAACGGGGCCGATATTCAAAACCGGATCAATGAAATCAGCTTCAATTCGTCGCTTTTGCGCGAACTTCGGGCCATCAACTTCGTCAAGCGATTGATTTCCGCGGGCCAGTTGTCGTCGGGCCAGATGCGCGATGTGCTGGTGCATATGATCTCGGATGACGAACTGATGCGCGACCTTAGCACCGCCACCAAACTGGTGCCGTCATCGGTCACGTTGCTGCGCTTGAAAGATGCCGGTCGAACGGCGGCTGATATGTTCCTGGCAACTCATCGAGATGATCTGAACACGCGTGGTACGGTCGATCTGGAACAGATGTTCGGCTAA
- a CDS encoding 3-hydroxybutyrate dehydrogenase: protein MAITTSLDGKTAVITGSNSGIGLGIAREMARAGADVVLNSFTDNDEDHALAAGLAKEFGVTARYIQADMSKADQCRGLIEKAGRCDILINNAGIQHVAPVEEFPTEKWDAIIAINLNSAFHTIAAALPMMRKAGWGRVINIASAHGLTASPYKSAYIAAKHGIVGLTKTVGLETAEDPITSNAICPGYVLTPLVEAQIPDQMKTHNMGRDEVVRDVMLARQPSKEFATVEQMGGTAVFLCSDAAAQITGTTISVDGGWTAL, encoded by the coding sequence ATGGCCATCACAACATCGCTGGACGGCAAAACCGCCGTCATCACCGGATCAAATTCGGGTATCGGGCTGGGGATTGCACGCGAGATGGCGCGGGCAGGTGCGGATGTGGTTCTGAACTCGTTCACCGACAATGACGAAGATCACGCGCTGGCAGCGGGTCTTGCCAAGGAATTTGGCGTCACCGCGCGCTATATTCAGGCGGATATGTCGAAAGCCGATCAATGCCGCGGCCTGATCGAGAAAGCCGGGCGGTGCGACATCCTGATCAACAATGCGGGCATTCAACACGTGGCCCCTGTTGAAGAGTTTCCGACCGAGAAATGGGATGCCATCATCGCGATCAACCTGAATTCAGCGTTTCACACCATCGCGGCGGCCTTGCCGATGATGCGCAAGGCCGGGTGGGGGCGGGTGATCAACATCGCCTCGGCCCACGGTCTGACCGCATCGCCCTATAAATCCGCCTATATCGCGGCCAAGCACGGAATTGTTGGCCTGACCAAGACTGTTGGATTGGAAACCGCCGAAGACCCGATCACCAGCAATGCGATCTGCCCCGGTTACGTGTTAACGCCGTTGGTCGAAGCGCAAATCCCCGACCAGATGAAGACCCACAATATGGGCCGGGACGAGGTGGTGCGCGATGTCATGCTGGCCCGCCAACCGTCGAAAGAGTTCGCAACGGTTGAACAGATGGGCGGCACCGCGGTCTTCCTGTGTTCTGATGCTGCGGCCCAGATCACCGGCACCACAATCTCGGTCGATGGCGGCTGGACGGCGTTGTAA